In Ptychodera flava strain L36383 chromosome 6, AS_Pfla_20210202, whole genome shotgun sequence, the sequence GGTATGTAAGTAtccacatcaaatgactagaaaattcacttcatgggcagaatcttggaAAATTGTTTTTTCTTGTCTGGAAATATTCCTAAACTAAAATAATATGCATGGACTatcagccattgtcactggactaccaacttcagaaaatggtagcccaagtggactaccagggcaAAAAGTTATTTTCGAGCCCTGTTATTCAGTGTtaccaaatttttgaaattgactCATGTGTTTTATTTGTAGGACGCAAAGGTCGATGACTTGTTGAAGAAAATAAGCGAGAAAAACAATATCCCTGTAGACGTTCAGCGGGTACTCTACGCTGGGAAGCAACTGGAAGCTGGAGTTGGCAAACATCTGAGTGATTACTACATCGAAAACCACTCCACTCTATTCGTTGTCCTTCGTTTGCATGGCGGAGCTCCTCCCGAGCGTAAAGAACTAGATGAAGATGTCGAACTCACCGATGCGCCCGACATGATCACCTGGGATGACGATCCAGACAACAAAAGAGCCAAGATGTCCTGTGGCCATGCCATAGGACCCGAATCTCTGACAGCCTACTGTAGAAGCCTTCTCAGCGCCGGTAAATTTCGTTTCCATTGTCCGTACATCAGCCCGGAGGGAGCCTACTGTGGTAAGGAGTGGGATTACATAGATATCCGTCGTCTTGCCGTACTCACCGATGACGAAAAGAAAGAGTTTGAGACTGAAATCTCAAGCAATTTTCTCAGAAAGGCCCAGGGCATCCAAGAATGTCCCAAATGCCACAGTCTTTGCGAGAGGGTGCAGAAGAAGGACCGACGTATCGTGTGTGTCCTCTGCACCAACGAGACAGGCAAGACCTTCGAATTCTGCTGGTACTGTCTGTTTGAATGGAAAAAGAAAGGGAGTATCACCGAATGCGGCAACGAAGCCTGCAGTGGTGAAGATCCAAGGCTGCAAATCTTGTTCCAGAGCGTTAAGAAAACCATCGTTGGTGTACGTGACTGTCCCAGTCGCCGTGCATGCCCATCCTGCGGCATGCTGATTGAACACGAAAAGGCTTGTAAACACATGGTTTGTCCTTGCGGTCAGAAGTTTTGTTTCATATGTCTAAGAAAACCACTCAATGGCGTCTACCTTTGCGGATCATACAACTCTCCGTGTGAAAAAGCTCCACTGCAGCAAACCATTCCTGGAGCAGAATGAGTTGCACACAGCTCCAACCGTAAACTTGCTTCCTACACTTTCCTGCTTCGTCAAACGTATTGCAACGATTGAACAGAAGATCTGAGGCTGAAATTACAATACGCAACGATGGAGGTCTCTGCAGAGAGCTACCCACTTCACAATACTAACAATATCGTCTGAGCCACCTTCACAGGGTCCCCACGCCCCCTACACAAGCTATAGAAAGTTAGCTAACTTTTCCATCCTTGAAAAGATGCATTTGAATCACTAGTCAAACTTTGTACTGGAATACGCATTATACTAAAACAGAAACCATGTCAACAGTTATAAGTACTTAGAGTTCTTTACAATAGCATAAAACCATTCTATGATTAATGGTGATATATAGACATTGGATGAAACGCAAAATCTATCAAGAGCAGTAATCTGCAACGAAGGCGTTTACTTCTGACTCGATCAAACAAGCGAAACCTTTTTTTCCGTCAACTTCTTTACATACATGATGAGAACAAAGTAACACTGAAATTCGTTACAGGAAATAAAGCACACCGGGTGACGTGGAAGAAAATTAAAGGCATTTCATGGTGATATAACGAGAAGTCAAAATAAACCCCTTTTGTTGACAGTTTTGCTTGGAAGTTTTAACTCTGTCAACATGCTTTTCACatagtttttctttttctaatgggGCAGATAATGATATTTGCACCACCATTTATGacaattgataaataaataaaggaaaaacaaacgaaaaaaaaaaaaatataatgccGATGCGTGGACCCAACTAACAAGCGTGTTTTCGTTCACTTTCGTATTTGAACTATACATATAGGAAAAAGCTACTTATTACTGTATATATACCAGTACAAGTATTGCATTTCCTCCTGACATCCTAGTATAGGCATTGagatagttttgaaatatttaccgTAAAACAGCCTTGTATGTTAAATACATTGATATCGCAAtgatcaaattattttgtgaatttctaCCCAAATGCCATGGTACATAACCATCTTGGAGGAGCTCGCATCTGAgtgtgcatatatacatatgacGAAAAATCTTTGTCGTCAATTTTCATGTATGTGAAAGGTTCTGTATCGGTACTCTGCGCCCCGTACCTGCGCCGGCGCATTTCTTAAAAAAGCATTCTGCGCCCCTTTCCACCATCATTCTACGCCCTATTCTGCGCCCTGGTTGCGCCATTCATGTTGAGCCGTAAAGAGTCATAGAAAAAATCGTACAGAACCTCTTACATAACTTTAATTTTAGATAAAGAAACTACATGATATGCCGCATAGCTCCTGAAGAGTGATGGACTTATTAGAAGTGTTggttattcaataaaagaactttttgttcatttttgtccatgttttcgaCACTTTATGTTGAATTAATTTAAGCTTTTACGGGTCCTCCTCTTTCTTTACTGGGTTAGTAAGCAGCCTGTCTCAGAAGCCTCCAATTCGTCGGCTGAAACTCGTTGTTCctgttaaattattaccaaACAGCTAATCGGTTAGGCTCCTTAAGCTGCAGTAAATAATTACACTTTACCAATCAGATAAAACCTTCCGAGCCGCTGCACATTACATATCTTGGGGGTGCTCCTCACATTTCTTGAGATTGCCCTAAGATTTGACTAAGAGCGTCCGTCCCAGACTCTGTTAATGTGGTACCGGCACCCACAGTTtaatacacacacaccacacacacacacacacacacacacacacacacacacatatatatatatatatatatatatatatatcggaacACTTGTTGAAACTTCTGGTAAGAGACTAGATGTGGCATTTAGGATAGTGACAATGTTATGGGATGAATAATGAATGGCTGATTGGATgggaatagatagatagatagataactttattgccattatatacattcatgtacattAGGAAATTGTCTTGCTGTCGTCACACAAAACCACACAACATCAGATATTACATATAACTAAAAACACTTTAAAACCGACTATAAAACCAAAAAAGTAATACGAAGGAGGCATGAGTAAAAGAGAATATAAAATCTTACGGATACAggtaataaaaatgcaattgcAAATTAAAAGTTGCAATCCGAAAGTATTTGAACGGCACGTGGATAACAACTATTGCTAAAACGTGCGGTATTCACTTTAAAGAACCGATACCGCCGTCCAGAGGGGAGCAATTGAAATAAATCATGAGATGGATGAGTGCTGTCATCGATGATGTGTGAGGCCCTGTTAGCCACACGCCGATAGATATTATCAAGTGAGAGTAAATCTGTGCCAATAATCCTTGATGCAGATGTTTAATTGTGCTTTCTCTTGCTGAGATGATGAACCAAACCAAATAGTGATTGAAAAAGGTAACACACTTTCGATCACAGCCCTGTAAAATTGAATCATTACATTCTTACTGATTCCAATATCTTCAACCGCCTCAAAAAGTAGAGGAGTTGCTGAGCCCTTTTGGTGATATTAACAGTGTTTCTGTGCCATTTTAAGTCATTTGAAATGGTAGTTACGAGGAACTTAAAACAATCAACAATCTCTATGGAAGTACCATTAATAACAAGAGGTTCAGGGACAGGTTTGTTTTTGCGAAAGTCAATGACCGTTTCTTTGGTTTTAGAAACATTAAGTTCAAGGTTATTTTCTGAACTCCAACTGACAAGACTGTCCACTTGTTTGCGATATGAAGTTTCGTTGGAGTTGTTTATGAGCCCTTCAATGGTTGTATCGTCAATCATAGAATTGAATGATAGAACGGATTGTTGGATTGATAATGGAATGATGGTGGGATGAGTGGATACGATTGGTTGGTGATTGATAATGGTAATAATTGAATGGGATTGACAAGGGAATGGGTTCTGTGATGAGGGAGAAGGAAATTCCATTTGGCAGATGATGGAATGACCAAAGTActtgaaatgcaaatttgaGTTTGTGTCAATCGCCATTCAGTCTCATTAGCCTCAGTAGGTATTTATCCCCGCATCTCATTGGGTAAACACCCTTCAAAGAAAACCCGGGTGCAAATCTACTCGCTGTAGTCAATGATTGAAAAGCTAGACACAATCACCTAAGACAActtgaaaaaacaaaagaacagTCGAATTTCGAGAGACTGGACACCAGAACGAAAACGGACAAACTTAACCCTGGCAGTGGCACACCGTGGTGCGTCCCGGACTGTGGCTTAACCATCTCTTTGATAATCGTGATGGTGGAAGATTACCTCGTCTTCaacaaaacataaaaccaaaagAAAGGGCGCATTTTACGCTCCTTTCTCAGCGTACAAAAGACTACATGAGAAGTTAATTCCTTCTAAAATATAAACAGTATAA encodes:
- the LOC139134656 gene encoding uncharacterized protein; the protein is MSTEQGLGKNQIQLFIKGIRGNTTVITIHKDAKVDDLLKKISEKNNIPVDVQRVLYAGKQLEAGVGKHLSDYYIENHSTLFVVLRLHGGAPPERKELDEDVELTDAPDMITWDDDPDNKRAKMSCGHAIGPESLTAYCRSLLSAGKFRFHCPYISPEGAYCGKEWDYIDIRRLAVLTDDEKKEFETEISSNFLRKAQGIQECPKCHSLCERVQKKDRRIVCVLCTNETGKTFEFCWYCLFEWKKKGSITECGNEACSGEDPRLQILFQSVKKTIVGVRDCPSRRACPSCGMLIEHEKACKHMVCPCGQKFCFICLRKPLNGVYLCGSYNSPCEKAPLQQTIPGAE